The Halovivax ruber XH-70 genome includes the window GGACTCATCGTGCCCGATCTGCCGGCGGCCGAAGCCCGACCGCTCCGGGCGGCCTGTGAGTCAGTCGGACTGGACCTGATCTCGATCGTCGCCCCGACGACCGCGGACGAGCGCCTCGAGACGCTCATGTCGACGACGAGCGGCTTCGCCTACGTGCAGGCCCGGCTAGGGACGACCGGCGCGCGAACGGACGTCTCCGGCGCAACCCACGCGAGTCTCGCCAGGCTCGATGGGTACGACGTGCCGACCGCGGTCGGCTTCGGCGTCAGCGAACCCGAGCACGCGGCGGAGATCGTCGCCGGCGGCGCCGACGGCGTGATCGTGGGCAGCACACTCGTCGACCTGGCTGCGACGAGCGACGATCCGGAACGCGACCTGGAAGCGAAAGCACGTGAACTGAAACGGGGCGCAGCGGACGGACTCGCCGATCGAGAGCCGCCAGCCGCGCCCGAACCAGAACGGTCATAATCGC containing:
- the trpA gene encoding tryptophan synthase subunit alpha — its product is MKTADGSSNDDSATGGSGDDEPSESRIETAIRDNHPALITYLTAGDPGLDETRRYVEALDRGGADVIELGLPFSEPVAEGPTIQAAITRALEAGTTPEGFFDLVDTLDTEAPLVCMTYTNLLMQYGPADSGTDVSPFVERAAAVGLDGLIVPDLPAAEARPLRAACESVGLDLISIVAPTTADERLETLMSTTSGFAYVQARLGTTGARTDVSGATHASLARLDGYDVPTAVGFGVSEPEHAAEIVAGGADGVIVGSTLVDLAATSDDPERDLEAKARELKRGAADGLADREPPAAPEPERS